One Onychostoma macrolepis isolate SWU-2019 chromosome 15, ASM1243209v1, whole genome shotgun sequence DNA segment encodes these proteins:
- the il10ra gene encoding interleukin-10 receptor subunit alpha: MDWISWIYFLVALINVPVTTAGEPLELNMTLDIWEGNVTVLWDPPEGAHVYALYQVNTALYSHPNEWNIVSECNMTTETRCELGSFLNKPEMKIKIGLFDGNYKFSWSAGRRIRLYDSKLLAPEFDLSSSPNTVKVKIYRKQFLNELFDYGSVYSAILYPKGQEHQALTVIDDDEDGEVEFTSLPIWQVYCVHVKVEMTSSEVSNTSLPRCIYPSADASLVISMAVIGVVAVMSFFIFAVCFFLRRPGKMPAVLKSAVNGWNPMNVGLIQVETVTDKGWLLTSNKITGKSKAFDENKDLLEEDTERRESTDSGVSVGQQHSIKNRGTDGLTGQEDSGCGSLTGTEDSLSSGRRSLEELPFLDGEVNISNESERKEDSGLGMGNQDASVNLKATDSDFLSEIVIVGDGYRSQSPSADAESEATIPCDVDANFASPSSGYRSGHVTCLCSDVETCMWCKTRKLLTDRDSLSHKQTSCTFTTDNDNDRPNYLKKSPLQSVNVSGLEDSSFQSDENCGESSLFITCPLLLQEPCQLDTLPLKLGDVELTIT, from the exons ATGGATTGGATTTCatggatttattttttggttgcGTTAATAAATGTCCCAGTTACCACAGCAG GTGAGCCGCTGGAATTAAATATGACGTTAGACATATGGGAGGGAAATGTAACTGTGCTCTGGGATCCCCCTGAAGGAGCCCACGTATATGCCCTTTATCAAGTAAACACAGCACT ATATTCACATCCTAATGAATGGAACATTGTGTCAGAATGCAACATGACTACAGAAACTAGATGTGAACTTGGGAGCTTTTTAAACAAACcggaaatgaaaataaagattGGACTGTTTGATGGAAATTACAAATTTTCCTGGTCAGCAGGAAGACGAATTCGTTTATATGACA GCAAATTGTTGGCTCCAGAGTTTGACCTGTCTTCCTCCCCTAATACGGTGAAGGTTAAGATTTACAGAAAGCAATTTCTCAATGAACTTTTTGATTATGGATCAGTTTACTCTGCCATTTTGTACCCAAAAGGACAGGAGCATCAG GCTTTAACAGTaattgatgatgatgaagatggaGAGGTGGAGTTCACTTCATTACCGATATGGCAGGTGTATTGTGTCCATGTGAAAGTGGAGATGACATCTAGTGAAGTGAGCAACACCTCATTACCACGCTGCATATATCCATCAGCAG ATGCATCCTTAGTGATCTCCATGGCTGTTATTGGTGTAGTTGCAGTCATGTCCTTCTTCATATTCGCAGTCTGTTTCTTCCTGAGGCGTCCTGGTAAAATGCCCGCTGTTCTG AAATCTGCTGTGAATGGATGGAACCCTATGAATGTAGGATTGATCCAAGTGGAAACAGTCACTGACAAGGGATGGCTCCTGACTAGCAACAAAATAACGGGAAAGAGTAAAGCATTTGATGAGAACAAGGACCTTTTGGAGGAGGAcacagagagaagagagagtaCAGACAGTGGAGTGAGTGTCGGCCAGCAGCATTCGATTAAGAACCGAGGCACAGACGGACTTACTGGACAGGAAGACAGCGGCTGTGGCAGTCTGACAGGCACCGAGGACAGTCTCAGCAGTGGAAGAAGAAGCCTGGAAGAGCTCCCTTTTCTAGATGGTGAAGTAAATATCAGCaatgaaagtgaaagaaaaGAGGACAGTGGCTTGGGAATGGGAAATCAGGATGCTTCCGTCAATCTCAAGGCAACGGACAGTGACTTCCTGTCTGAGATAGTAATAGTTGGGGATGGATATCGTAGTCAGAGTCCTTCAGCTGATGCTGAAAGCGAGGCCACCATCCCATGTGACGTAGATGCCAACTTTGCCAGCCCTAGCAGTGGCTATCGGTCTGGTCATGTGACGTGCTTGTGTTCTGACGTTGAGACTTGCATGTGGTGCAAAACCAGGAAGCTTCTAACAGACAGAGATTCATTGTCTCATAAGCAAACCAGTTGTACTTTCACAACCGATAATGACAATGACAGACCAAACTATTTGAAAAAATCACCTTTACAGTCTGTGAATGTATCAGGATTGGAAGATTCGTCCTTCCAGTCAGACGAGAACTGCGGCGAGTCGTCACTTTTTATCACCTGTCCACTACTTCTACAAGAACCTTGCCAGCTGGACACTTTGCCTCTTAAATTAGGAGACGTAGAACTGACAATCACGTGA